A section of the Saccopteryx leptura isolate mSacLep1 chromosome 4, mSacLep1_pri_phased_curated, whole genome shotgun sequence genome encodes:
- the FAM234A gene encoding protein FAM234A: MDNSKDLEAEIHPLKNEDGKLQENLGKRLKKEDKLKSTPLQSRLSRCRTVAFFFSVFLCLLVVFVMSFVIPCPDRPVSQGMWRISYNTAVTYDFLATKDINKDRIQDVLFLYKSTNRSNNFNQSCTDEGFSSPCSFVAAISGANGSLLWERPAAQDGALVLCGVPQLRDSRASSACVLMGRPGSFIAVDLFTGETLWSHPSSFGRNASILSPLLQVPDLDADGAPDLLVLTQEEEEVNSYLYSGSTGHQIGHRGSLGVSGTSGSLLYVTRAGAHYILFACASSLCGCSVKGVHEKVTGRESPLRRDPLWEDMVNSTCRKLLLHGSEAVHYLMSVPGEGGEDLLIVSSEACVLLDGQKLAPQWVFSAAQVLRKPILGHYKPDTSAVVIENGTGLHRQILLLDLSTGAVLWSQALPGLPGAPQSASLPTADHRSAFFFWGAHELVDANQTEPGDTQHSLYMFHPTLPGVLLELANVSANIVAFQVALFEPGRHAACILLTGPASPDTPGLVSMAKHKVQDLILSSSVVRLTEGGADSDDAVRDRLSRLRYRSET, encoded by the exons ATGGACAACAGCAAAGACTTAGAAGCTGAAATCCACCCCTTGAAGAACGAAGATGGGAAATTGCAGGAGAATCTGGGAAAGCGATTGAAAAAGGAGGATAAGTTGAAAAGCACGCCCCTACAGTCCCGCCTCTCCCGGTGCCGGACGGTGGCCTTTTTCTTCTCCGTGTTCCTCTGCCTTTTGGTGGTGTTCGTGATGTCCTTCGTAATCCCGTGTCCAGACAGGCCGGTGTCCCAGGGGATGTGGAGGATCAGTTACAACACGGCGG tcaCCTACGACTTTCTGGCCACAAAAGACATAAACAAGGACAGAATCCAAGATGTTCTCTTTCTTTACAAGAGCACCAACAGAAGCAACAATTTCAACCAGTCCTGTACTGATGAAG GCTTTTCCTCGCCCTGCTCCTTCGTGGCCGCTATATCAGGGGCCAACGGCAGCCTCCTCTGGGAGCGGCCCGCAGCCCAGGATGGGGCCCTTGTTCTGTGTGGTGTCCCCCAGCTGAGAGACAGCAGGGCATCCTCCGCCTGCGTCCTCATGGGCAGACCCGGTTCCTTCATCGCAGTGGACTTATTTACAG GGGAGACCCTGTGGAGCCATCCCAGCAGCTTTGGAAGGAATGCTTCCATCCTCAGCCCTTTACTCCAGGTGCCCGACCTCGATGCTGACGGGGCCCCAGACCTGCTGGTTCTcacccaggaggaggaggag GTTAACAGCTACCTCTATTCAGGCAGCACCGGGCACCAGATTGGCCACCGAGGCAGCCTCGGTGTCAGCGGGACCAGTGGCTCCCTCCTTTATGTCACCAGGGCAGGCGCCCACTACATTCTTTTCGCCTGTG CAAGTTCCCTGTGTGGCTGCTCTGTGAAGGGCGTCCACGAAAAAGTGACCGGAAGAGAGAGCCCACTGAGGAGAGACCCCCTCTGGGAGGACATGGTCAACAGCACCTGCCGCAAGCTGCTTCTGCACGG CTCTGAAGCTGTCCACTATCTGATGAGTGTTCCCGGGGAAGGCGGCGAGGACCTGCTCATCGTGAGCTCGGAGGCCTGTGTGCTGCTGGACGGGCAGAAGCTGGCCCCGCAATGGGTCTTCAGCGCCGCCCAGGTCCTCAG AAAACCCATCCTCGGCCACTACAAACCTGACACCTCGGCTGTGGTCATTGAGAATGGAACTGGCCTCCACAGACAG ATCCTGCTCCTGGACCTCAGCACCGGGGCTGTCCTGTGGAGCCAGGCCCTGCCAGGCCTCCCTGGGGCCCCGCAGTCTGCCAGCCTGCCGACCGCAGACCACCGCTCAGCATTCTTCTTCTGGGGTGCCCACGAGCTGGTCGATGCCAACCAGACG GAACCCGGAGACACTCAGCACAGCCTGTACATGTTTCACCCCACGCTGCCTGGTGTCCTGCTGGAGCTGGCCAACGTCTCCGCCAACATCGTCGCTTTCCAAG TGGCCCTGTTTGAGCCGGGCCGCCACGCCGCCTGCATCCTCCTCACGGGCCCAGCCAGCCCGGACACGCCTGGCCTGGTGTCCATGGCCAAGCACAAGGTGCAGGACCTCATCCTGAGCAGCAGCGTGGTTCGCCTGACCGAGGGTGGAGCCGACAGCGACGATGCCGTCCGGGACCGGCTCTCCCGTCTGCGGTACCGGAGTGAGACCTAG